The genomic stretch GAACATGCCCGGCTCGGACGAGTAGAGGTTGAAGGTTCCGTAGGTGCGGCCACCTGCGGCTATGGGAAGCGAAACCATCGCCCGATATCCGCGCGCCAATGCAGGGGCACGCCACGGCGCAGCGAGTCTGTTGTCCGCGATGTCGAGGCAAGGCGCGCGAGTGCCGGCGGTAAACGCTTGGTAGGTGAATACGCAGTTCGGGCGTTGGCCTTCCACGAAGGAGCGCACCAAGGCGATCGTCTCGTCGTCGGCTCCCGCGTGCGCCACGATGCCGAGTCCGCCGTCCGCTCGGGCGAGGCCGATCCAAGCCAATTCGAATCCGCCTTCCTCGACGGCGATACGGCAGGCCTCGCCGAGGAGCGGGTCTTGCGACTTCTCTCGCACGATCGCTTGGTTGATCCCGCTGAGGCATGCGTAGGTGCGCGTGAGGCGACGGATGCGCGCTTCGGCTTTCTTGCGGTCCGAGATTTCGACGATGCTGCCCCGCACCACGGTTCGGCCTCCGAGCTGCATGCGCAGCAGGCGGATCTCGCACGGGTGCTCCAGACCCTTGGCGTCTCGATGGATCCACTCGAAGACCGGTACCGTGCCGACCAAGGCGGAGGCGATGTGGGCGCGTGCCTTGTCGGCCGATCGTTGCCCGTCGGGTTGGATCTCGGGGCTGACGTCGATCGGGCCGAGCTGCAGGAGCTGGTTGCGCGGCAGGCCGAAGAGCGCTTCCGCGGCCGAGTTCACGAAACTGAAGCGGCCCGTCTCGACGTCCATGAGGACGATCGCTTCCGGCGCGTTTTCGAGGACGAGCCGCAGGCGTTCCTCGCCCTCTCGGAGTGCCGCTTCGGCCCGGCGCTCGGCCGTTTGGTCGCGAAAGACCACGACCGCGCCCGAGGGCTTTCCGCGGGCGTCGCGGATGGGGGCGGCCGCGTCGGCGATCGGCAGCTCGCGACCGTCTCGCGCGACGAGGAGCGTGTGGTTCGCGAGCCCTACGATGATGCCTTCGCGGAGCACCTTCTTGACGGGGTTCTCGGCCGGAAGGCGGGTGAACTCGTTGATGATCCGGAAGACATCGTCGATCGAGCGACCGCGCGCTTCGTCGGCGGACCAACCGGTGAGCGCCTCGGCGATGGGGTTGAGCAAGTCCACCCGTCCCGCACTGTCGGTGGTGAGGACGGCGTCGCCGATGCTCAAGAGTGTGGAGCGGAAGCGATCTTCACTGCGCGCGAGCGCGTCGCGCGTCCGAAGGTGCGCCGCCATGTCGTCGAGTCGGCGTTGCTGGGCGCGGAGCGAGAGCGCGGCCGCACCGGCGAGAAACACCGACGCGCATGCGCCGATCAGAAACACCGGAGAGGCGTGCGGACGAAAGGGCGCCCAGCCGTCGCGCGGGACCATGGCGAGTTGCCAGGTGCCGGTCGGTAGAGGCACGTCCCGCACGATCGGACGCGGCGAGGTGAAGATCTCGGTTTCTCCCCAAAAGGCCGCTCCTTCCGCTCCGGTGCCGTCGGGTCCGCGTAGTGCCATCTTCCATGCGCCGGCGACGGAGACGGGGACCGACTCGCCGATCAACCGCGGAAAATCGACCACCGTCGAAACGAGGCCCCAAAAGCGACGGCCACCCGGAGCTGTCGGGTCCGCCAGGTGGATGGGGCGGCGAGCGATCACACCGGTGCCTCCCTGCACGAGAGAGACGGGACCGGCGACGACGAGCGTGCTGCTCTCGATCGCGCGTTCCACCGCGGGCCACTGCGTCGGCAGCGAGCGGTACTCGAGGCCGACGGCGCGCTCGTTGCCTGCGATCGGGTGGACTTGCCGGACGGTCGTACCGCGGGCGATGGCCACGTTGCGGACGATGTCGCTGCGGGCGAGCATCTCCTCGGCGAGCGCGTGGAAGCGATCGTCGGCGGCGATGTCGCCCTCGATCACGATCAAGCTGGCGAGCCCTTCGGTGAGGTGGACGGCGATGAAGAGTCTGCGGCTGATCTCGCCGGAGATCGTCTCGGCGAGCAGACGACCGTCGCGCTCCGTCTCCTTTCGCGCGCTCTCGTGGACGCGCAGCCCGACGTCGTAGGCCAGATAGAGCCCCGCGATCAGGACGAAGAACGGCAGCCCCAAGCGGATCCACGAGAGAAAACGACCACGGGGCCTCGGCGTCGTTTCGTCGTCCCCTGTTCGATCGTTGGCGTGGGCGAGGTTCAACGGAAGTCTGGGTGAGGCGAGTTTGCGCGATCCGTGGTGCCGGTCAACGCCGCAACTCGCCGTCGTGTGCGTCGGTGTCGGCGCGGCGAGTGCCCCAGCGGCCGCTCTGCGCGTGTTCCTACGTGGTCGGGCCGGAGCGGTATCCAACAACTGGATGCGCCGATACCCGCGACGAAGGTGGACGCCCGCGGCACCGCGAGCCGAGGGACGGTGGATGCCGTGGCCGGATTCAGGTCTCTCGCCGACTGCCGCGCGGTACGACCTCGTGGCGACGGACGAAGTCGGGGTCGATCTCGATCCCGGACCCGGGCCCGGTGGGGACCTTGACGACGCCGCCGGTCGTGCGGAGGTCCGAAGTCGCGCAGGTGAAAGGGACTTCTCGACTCAGCCCCTTGAACTCGTGAAACGGTCCCGCGTTGGGAATCGCGGAGACGAAGTGGATCATGTAGAGGTAGCCTAGTCCGCCGGAGATGTGCGGGGTACAGATTTTGCCGACGGCGTAGGCCATGCGGGCGACTCGCATCGAGCGGATCAGGCCACCGAAGTAGAACATGTCCGGCTGCACGATATCGAGAGCGTCGTTGGCCACGAGCCACCGAAAGGCGTGCATGCTCGCCTCCTGTTCGCCGCCCGCGACTGGAATGTCCACCGCGTCGCGTACGGCTTTGGTCTCCTCGTACCAGTCGAACGGCACCGGCTCTTCGTAGAACGCGTAGCGATGTTCCTGAAGCATGCGCCCGAATCGGATGCCCTCGGCCACGTCGTACGAGCCGTTGGAGTCGGCGTAACACACCATCGCGTCGCCGAACCTCTCGCGCACCATCGGGATGAGCTTTTCCGAGCGACCGGGGGGAGTCTCCGGATGGCTCATGCGACCGCCGATCTTGATCTTGAGCGCGCGCGCCTGCGACTCCTCCACTTGGCGCACGAGATTCGCGAGTACTTCTTCGGCAGTGTTGTCGCGCTCGCTGTTGGCTCGATACACCTGCACCTCGCGGTGATGAATGCGGTCGCCGATGAGGAGCCCGAGCGGCAGCCCGGCGTTGCGGCCCAGCAGGTCGAGGATCGCGAACTCGATCGTGGCCATCGGCACCCACAGGGCCAGACTCTGGAGCTTGTAGTTGCTCTGGTGCACGTAAGCTTGCTCGAGCAACGCTTCGAGGTCGCGTGCGTCTTTGCCGACGAAGAATCCCTGCAAGCGCTCGACTTGGATCGGGTAGAGCGAAGCCATCTGGAGGTTGTTGGAGACCGATATTCCCTCCGCGCCGTCCCGCGATCGCACGCGGCAAAGAAAACTCTCGCCGAGCCTGAGCAACTCGACGGTCTCCAGCATCACCGGAGAGGTGAACAACTCCCGCCGCAGCACCGGCTCGCGCAGCACCGCGTCCAATCGTGCGTAGCGATCCGCGATCGCTTCGCTGTGCGCCCGGGCGGTCGAGTCGGCCGCCCGGACTGCGAGGGGTGACACGCTAGCCGCTGCTCCTCCGGTGGCGAGCGAACCGAGGAAACGTCGACGATTGGTCTTCATGGCCGAGCTTTGTTTTGCTGGGAGAGGCGGCGCCGGGGCCGAGCGGCGGGCAATGCGAGGGCGCTGCTGCTCGACGACGGGGGCGGAGGGGTGGACGAGCATGTGCGCAGCCCGGTGGACCACGCGAGCCGCAAGCGCTGGTTGCGCGCGAAGGCGGAGCCACTGCTCGAGGCGCACACGGCACCGCTGTTCGTGTGTCGAGGCTCGTAGCCGGGCTGTGAAGAATATCGCGCATGCGATTTCTTCTCCCCATCATCTTCCCATCATACGCGTCTGCGAGGGTATCCGCATGAACTTGGTTTCGAAACACCTCTTCTTCGCGCTCCTCTTGCCGTGGTGCGTGCTCGTCGTTCCCGCCGCAGCCATGCTGCTCCGTGTCGACGGCTGGGCGTGGACGCCGAGCGACTTCGTGGTCGCGTGGGCTCTTCTCGCGTTCGCCGTGCTCGCATATCGGGCGGCGACGACACTCGTGCACACCGCGGGCGTCGACCATCGGATCGCGGCGGCGTTGGCCGTTGCCACCGCGCTCGCGCTGATCTGGGTCAACGGCGCCGTCGGGCTGATCGGCAGCGAGGGCAACCCAGCCAATCTCCTCTACGCCGGCGTGCTCCTGGTCGGAATGATCGGAGCCGTCGCCGCGCGTTTCCGGCCAGCGGGGATGGTTCGCACGATGCTCGCGACCGCTCTCGCGCAAGCGCTCGTGCCCGCCCTCGCGTGGTTGATTTGGCCGGGCGACTTCAGCCCGGGTGTGCCGGAAGTCTTCGCGCTCAACGGTGGCTTCGTCGCCATGTTCCTGGCCTCGGCTTTCTTCTACCGTCGGGCGAGCGCGCATACCGCCGAGGCGTGGTGAAGGTCGCGACAGCCCCGAGTCCGGCTGGACCGCGGGATCGGGGCTACGGGGCTCCCGGCGGGGACCACTCGTAGACGAGCGTCACGGATCCGTCGGACTCCACGCGCGATTCGCACGGTTTCATGCCTGCTTTCGCGAGCACGCGCTGCGAGACCGCGTGCTCCGGATTCACGGTCGCGATGATGCGCGACAAGCCGTGCCGCTCCGCGCCGTAGGCGAGCAGGGCGGGCGCGATCTCGCTGGCGAGTCCGCGCCCCCAATGCGAACGGAGTAGGGCGTACTTGATCTCCGGTTCCGGTTGGCCCCCGGGATGCACGAGCCCGCCAAAGCCCACGATCTCGCCCGTCGTGCGTTCCTCCAGCACGAACATCCCATAGCCGCGCGCGGCGTAGTTCTCCATCGTCACGCGCATCCATCGGTCGCACTCGGCTCGGCTGATCGGTTGGCCGTCGCCGACCCATCGCATTCCCTCCGGATCGGAATACACGGCAAACAACGCCTCCACGTCCGATGCGACCCACCGTCGCGCCCGTAGACGTTTCGTCTCGAAGATCGCAGGGTTCATGGCGCGAGCAGAGGAGTGAGCGTGGGCATCGCGCGATGTCGACATCCGATCACGCCGCACGCCGTTTGCTCCTGCATGTCCCACCGCGCACAGCCAGCGCGCGTGCCGCCGCTACGCGATAGACTCCTCCGGTATCCATCCTGTCGCGACGCCGTCCGTGACCAAGAGCCACCCGCCGTACTGTTCCACGATCGATACCTCTCGGCCGAGGGAGACGGTGAGCTCGGTCGCGTCGTAGGCGCGACGCGCCACCGCCACGCTCCCGTCGATCTCGAACCAATCGACCGGGAAGTATCCGGCCACTCCGCGCGAGTCCCTTCCGTAGAACCAACGCGGATTGTTCGCGTAGTAGGCGTCGAACTGCACCACGTCGCCTTCCGAGGCGCGCGGAGCGACCTCGAACTCGCTGGTGTACGCTCGCGTGACGGGATGTTTCATGACCTGCCGAATCGGACTGCGAAACGCGACCGATCAACCACGCGAAACGCCCGCGAGTCAACGCGCGCGCCGGTAGTGCATCGCCACGGCACCGCTGCGGAGCGGTTTCGCCGACACCAAGTCGAGACGCCGGGTTGCGGGCAATCGGCTCGCGAAGAGCGTCGGACCGTGTCCGGCGATCCGTGGATGCACGACGAATCGGTAGTCGTCGATCAGGTCCAGCCGGTCGAGTTCGGCCGCGAGCTTGCCGCTCCCGAGGAGCACGCCCGCCGGCGTCGCGTTCTTGGGCTTCTGCACGCCCGAGCGCAGATCGCCGGCGACGTGATGGCTGTTGCTCCAAGGATAGTCGGTTCGCGTGGTCGACACGACGTACTTCGGCTTGGCGTCCAGCTTCACCGCCCACTCGCGCAGCGCCGCCGGCGCGTCCACGTCTCCACGTGCGACCGCAGGCCAGTAGCTCTCCATCATCTCGTAGGTGACGCGCCCCCACAGCATCGCCCCGCACTCGTCCATCAGTCGTGTGAAGAACGCGTGCAGCTCGTCGTCCGCGATTCCTTCTCGATGGTCGACGCACCCATCGAGCGTGACGTTCATGCCGAAGATCAGAAGCCCCATCGTGACGACTCTCCTTTCGCCTTCGTCCGCATCGGCCTCACGAACGGTCGACGAGCCTCTTGAAGTTGTTCAGGATCGCCTGCCACCCTTGCTTCTGTTGTTCGGCGGAAAACGCGTCCTCGGCTTCGAACGACTCCACGACACGCGTCCCACCCTCCACGGCCGAAAACTCGACGACCACCTTGCGATCGTCCCCGAGGGAATACTCGATCCGCCGCGGCGCCTCCACGACCGTGAACTGCCCCGCGAAGTCGAAGCCCATCGAGCCGTCCTTGGCCTCCATGCGGTAGTTGAACGAGCCGCCCGGCCGCAGGTCGATCTCGGCACGCGGGCAGGCCCAGTCGTCGGAGGCGAAGTTCCACCGGGTGATCATGTCGGGCGAGGTCCATGCGTGCCACGCGGTTCGGACGGGAGCTTCGACGGTCGTTTCGATGCGAATGGTCATGGTCGGGTAGGGCGGGAAAGTTGCGATCGGTCGGATACCTTTCCTTCACGCGACGAAAAGGGATACCGGATTCGGACACATGGTCGATGGCTTCCGCCGAGCGACGAGGCGCGAGAACCCAGAGGGCAACGCCATCCCGCTCGGAGCGGCTCGATCCGTTCTTTCCAAGCGTGACCGCCGTCGCAAAGCACACCGCGCGGCGGAGCGCCGATCCCGAGGGTCGACGCGGGGCTCCCCTTCGCCGCGTCTTGCCGGATGACTCGGAGCGCTCGCCGCGGGAGGCCTCGGGAGTTTTTGGACAGGTCCCCGGGGGTCTTTGGTTGGTGGTCGAGGTGAGCCGAGGACGGACGACGGATCGCGGACGATCCGCGTTTGGCGAATGCGGCTACGACGGACGGTCGGGCGGTGGGGTGGGTCAGGGGAGGTGGCTGAGGATTTCGCGGCAGAAGTCGGCGGTGGAGCGGTTGCCGATCTTCTCGGCTTGGCGGACGCCTTCGGTCAGGACGGCGCGGGCTTGGTCGCGGCGGCCGAGGCGGGCGTAGGCCTGACCGAGGAAGAGGGCGGATTGGGGATCTTCGGGACGGAGGCGTCGGTAGGCTTCGAGGGGAGCGAGGGCCTGCTCGACCTTGCCCTGCACGAGGAGCATCACGCCGAGGCCGGCCTGGAGGTCGTGGTTGTCGCCGTCGAGCACCAGCCCGTGGCGGTAGTGACGCTCGGCGCGTGCCTTGTCGCCGGCCGCTTCGGCGGTGCGGGCGCGGACGAGTTGCACCTGGCCGAGCATGTATCGGGGCTCGTAGACGTCGGGGTAGGCTTCGCGGAGGATGCCGAGGTGTTTCTCGGCTTCGTCGAGGCGACCGTCTTCGATGAGGATGCGACCGAGGAGGGAGAGCGCGGAAGGGAAGGCGGGGTTGATCTCGAGCGACTGCTCCAAGGCGCGGTAGGCCTCAGGCCGACGCCCGGCGCCGAGGAGGACGATGGCGCGCTTGAAGTCGATGTCGGCGCTGGCGGGGCCGAGCGAGCGGGCGCGCTCGTAGGCGGCGACGGACTCGTCGGCGCGACCGAGGGCGGCGAGGACGGTCCCGAGTTCGTCGTGGAGTTCGGGTGCGTCGGGATGCGCGGAAAGGCCTTCGCGGGCGATGCGGAGGGCTTCGGCGGGTTGCTCGAGCAGACGGTAGGCCTGACCGAGGTTGACGAAGTCGAGGACGGTGGGCGTGCGGGTGTGCGCGTGAGCCAGGACTTGTTCGAGCACATCGCGGGCGGCCTGCGCGTGGCCGAGTTTGACGTGGAGGTCGCCGAGGCTCGCGAGCATGTCGGGATCCGCGGGTGCGAGTCGGACGGCGCGCTCCATCAGCGCCACGCCGCGATCGCCGCGCTGGGTTTGATACTGAACGGTGGCGGCGACGCGCAAGCGGCGTGAGTCGAAGCACCAGTCGATCAGTTCGTCGAGCCAGGGATCTTCGGCCTCGTAGAAGCGGACGGCGCTCATGCCGAGCTGGCGATGGCGGGCCGCTCCCGCGGCATCGCCGTCGGCGGCGAGCAGTTCCGCGAGGAGATTTTGGGCGGCGGAGAAGCGGGGGTGCGTGGCGACGATCTCGTCGATCAAACGGCGGGCCTCGGTTCGTTGTTCGGCGAGGAGCGCGGTACGCGCCAGGCCGAGCATGGCCCAAGGGTCTCCGGGAATGCGGGCGAGGCGCTCGGAGTAGCCGCGCCGGGCCTCGGCGGCACGGCCGGTCTTGAGCAGGTGATCGCTCAATCGGAGCCGAGCCGGCGAGTAGTCGGGCTCTCGCCGCACGACTTCGCGCAGGAGCGTTTCCATCCCCTCGTAGTCGCTCGCGGAGCGGCGGAGGTCGGCGAGCATGTGGCTCCAGCGCGCTTCACGCGGTTGCTCCTCGTGCAGGAACTGCCAGCAGGCCTCGGCTTCGCGCCGAAAGCCGTTGGCATGGTAGAGGCGCGCGAGGTCCGCCACGGCGTCGATCGCATCCGCGCGCTGGGCCGCTCGCGCCTCGGCGTCGGCGAGGCGGTCGGCGAACTCCGCGGGCCAACCCTCGATCGCGGGCCGAGCCGGCAAGGCCGCGGCCGCGCGTCGCGGGAGATCCCAGCGTTGCCACGCATACCACGCGGCAATGCTCAGGATTGCGCATGCGACGGCGACGACCGCCCAGCGCCGACGGGCGGACGGGCGCGAGCGAGCGGGCGTGGGAGTGGGCGTGGCCGCCGGGCGACCGCCTCCGGGGTGGGAGTCGCCCCTCATCGGCGTTTCCACAAAGTGACCGCGCTCATGTAGTCGAAAGGCGGATACGCGTAGAATCCGCCGGTCACGATTTCGGGCACGCCATCGCCGTCGAGATCGCCGACGGCGGCGGTCACGAGCTGGGTCGGCCGAGTGGCGAGGGGGACCGGAGCGAAGCCGCCGGAGCCGTCGGCGATGAAGGCCATGAGCGAGACCGACTTCGGGTCGTCCCAATCGGCGAAGCCGCTCACGGCGAGCAGGTCGAGGTGTCCATCGCCGTTCAAGTCGGCGGCGCAGGGCGAGTAGGCGCCGGGCATGTCGGCCACGCGATGAAAGCGAAACCTGCCGTCGCCGAGGTTCTCGAGCCACTGCACGCCGTGCCAGGAGCGCACGCCGTATCCGGCGTAGTCGAAGCCGTCGCCGTTGGTGTAAATGAGGTCGGGACGGCCGTCGCCGTTCATGTCGGCCACGTCGAGTCCGCTGCTGCCGTAGTCTTCGTTCGTCGAGCCCCAGACGATCGAATGACGGAAGCGGTCGCCTCCCTGGTTGAGAAACACGTGCACCTCCTCCCACTCCTGCGAAATGAGGGCAGCGAAGTCCATGCGGCCGTCGCCGTCAAAGTCGGCGACCGGTGTGTGCACGCAACCGGACTGGGTGTTGACGATCCGGCTCTCGAAGTTCCATTGCCCCTTGTTCTGCATCCAGCGGGTTTCGCCTTGGGCGTAACCAAAATGGCCCACGATCAGATCGAGCCGACCATCGGAGTGCCCCGAGAGATCGGCGGCGCGGACGTCCGTGACTCGCGCGATGCGCTCGAGGATCACGCGTGGGCGAAACCTCCGGTCGTCGATGTTTTCGAGCACGACGATGGAGCCGATCCGTTCGTTGCTGGGCGTGATCTGGCCCATGCCGGCGACGAGGACATCGAGTCGGCCGCTGCCCTGCACGTCGGCCACCGCGACGTGGACCGGTCCGGCCACCTCGCCGATGATCCGCTCGGTGAACGTGCCGAGCGGTGCCTGTCGCAACCAGCGCACGGTGTTCTTCTGTCCTTCGGAGTAGAGGACGTCCGGCATGCCGTCGCGATCGAGGTCGGCGATCAGCACGTGAGTCACCATCGGGCGACCGAACTCGGCGACCGGCGCCCCGATGGGTTGCGGATCGTAGGCGAGGTCGGACACCGCCACGGCAGATCGCGCGGATTTCGCCGGGGCGGGACTGCGATCGGGCGTCGGGCGACAGCCGCCGATGAAGGCGGTCACCGCGACCACGAAAAGACAAAGCCTCGGCGAGGGGCACATGATGGGACCTCGACTCTCGGGGGCGACGCGCGAGGCAGGAAGTTCAAAATCGTTCGGCGCGCGTCGGAGGTCGGTCGCTCGCGCCTGTCGCACGTTGACCGAAGCCCGAAACTCCGGCGACGCGAAGGGTCGTGCGTCCACGCGCGCATTGCACGACGAAGCGCACGACTGCGGAGTCGAAGCCCGAGCGCGCTAAGGACGCCTCGAGGCTGCCGGTGGTGCTGACGCGCGGAGGTCGGGCGGTTGTTCGGGACCACCGATCATGCACGCGATCTGACCACGCCACTTTGCGGGACCCGGCGGTCGAGGGCCACCAGGCGATGCGCACGTCGCCCTCGGCGACGATGACCAGCTGTATGTTTTCCGCCCCGGTCGCCGGGCTCCCGCACTCACCATCGTTTAAGCAGCATCCGGACCGGCCTCGCGCCGAACCGGCTTCAGGGGATCGTTGCGGGAGTGCGGGGCTTCCCCAAGGCAGGCGAAAAGATCGCAAACCACTCGTTCCGATGTGACGTTCACCACCATCGTACGCCTCACGGTCGACGGCATGAAGCCGTCGACGTCGGTTCACGCCCGGGGGCTCAAAAAGAGTTTGATATTACCTAAAGGGGAGCGCCTGGTTCGGCTGCCTTATTCTGTGTCGGAACGCGTGAGTGACTTGAGGTAGGCTGCGATCTCAAATTGCTCTCGCTCGCATGCGTAGGCGATCGCATCGGTACCTTTCATGACCTCGCCAGTATACCTGATTCGAATATCGATCCCGTGTTCGACCAGCAACTTCACCATAGCTAGGTTACCGTGGTAGATCGCGCCAAAGAGTGGGTTCCGAAATGGCTCGCTGAGGTCGAACT from Opitutales bacterium ASA1 encodes the following:
- a CDS encoding dihydrofolate reductase family protein, encoding MGLLIFGMNVTLDGCVDHREGIADDELHAFFTRLMDECGAMLWGRVTYEMMESYWPAVARGDVDAPAALREWAVKLDAKPKYVVSTTRTDYPWSNSHHVAGDLRSGVQKPKNATPAGVLLGSGKLAAELDRLDLIDDYRFVVHPRIAGHGPTLFASRLPATRRLDLVSAKPLRSGAVAMHYRRAR
- a CDS encoding SRPBCC family protein, which codes for MTIRIETTVEAPVRTAWHAWTSPDMITRWNFASDDWACPRAEIDLRPGGSFNYRMEAKDGSMGFDFAGQFTVVEAPRRIEYSLGDDRKVVVEFSAVEGGTRVVESFEAEDAFSAEQQKQGWQAILNNFKRLVDRS
- a CDS encoding GNAT family N-acetyltransferase — protein: MNPAIFETKRLRARRWVASDVEALFAVYSDPEGMRWVGDGQPISRAECDRWMRVTMENYAARGYGMFVLEERTTGEIVGFGGLVHPGGQPEPEIKYALLRSHWGRGLASEIAPALLAYGAERHGLSRIIATVNPEHAVSQRVLAKAGMKPCESRVESDGSVTLVYEWSPPGAP